The Erigeron canadensis isolate Cc75 chromosome 1, C_canadensis_v1, whole genome shotgun sequence genome segment GATGTAGGTTTATCCCAGTTTCTCAGTGACAAACTTAtatcaacatatttgaaaactCGAAAAACAGTAACCCACTCAAAACCTAAACGTTAATTGTCTAATTTTGGAAGAACGATAACAAAAAAACGCACATGGGAACAACACTAAAGGCAGTATAAAATAGATATATCACCAGTATCGTAACTATATATCTACCTGATTGGTCAGAAACCGAACAGATTTTGCTGAAAGTCTAAAAAACCAATTGAATTGATACTTATTATTCAACAATACTTCCCAACAAGACTACTTATGACCTAGGCACCTAGCTGAGAAAAAAGATGTGATTCTGCCAATTTCACTTCATATATTAATACTTCTagctatatataaaaacttgaaGGAGCTCCTTGATGAATGTTTCATTGTAATCCCCCGATCCCTAGAGGAAAATCTGAACTAATGTTAGTACATCGCAGGTTCTTATTCCTCTCCAAATGACTAATGTGGTGAACGGAAGGTATAAAATATACACCCTTCCTAAGTATTGTAAACCTCAAAATTCATGGTGACGTAAATATGTTGACCCTTCACCATTACAAAATGCTGTAATACAAAAACAGTATAACGATGTCATCTCGCAAATTACTTGTCAACCCCAAAATCATGAAAATTGTCTAAGGTACGGCTTATTACATTAGTGAATCCTTCCAAGTGCAACGGTTCAGATCCTTCGTGTGATTCCAACAGTGAAAAGGCACGATACATTAACCTGACGTCCACACTagatatataacaaattaaaactacGATATCTGTAAATTCCCTTCATTAATATACAATCTCAGACGATATTTACTTCAATGAACGATATATCCTCTAACACACCGCAATAGTACTCTCTTTTCATCCCCACCAAAAAAAGTTGCTAACTTTACACAATTCTATTACTTTCTTGACCACACAAACTTCATCAACTTATTCACCCCACTCAACACCTAAACATAAAAATTTCCAATTCTCAGGAAAACAATCCATTTTACAAATCAAATAGCAATTGAGATAAGAAATCAAAATTCACACTCAAAACCAATATCAGGCTTCATCTGATACACCATTATTCTAAGTAATATAATGATAACATAAAAACCAACCCAATTCCTATATGTGCcctaattctttttattattctaaatatatatatatacaatatacgGTAAAAGAAATGAAGGGAAAAAAGGAGTGGGAGCTTACAGCACCAAAGGGATGAGAGCCAGAGAGGCGTTCATCAATATAAAGATTAGTAACATTAACGAAACGATCGGCGATAAGATGAACGAGGGAATCGGGGCTACCGGAAGCACCGATACGGATAGTATCACGGCTAATTCGTTCTAGGGTTAGCCAACGACGGCATACTAGTGAAGATGCATCTCTTCCTGATTTTGAATCTAATTTACGGAatatttctattattaattCGTCTggtaatattaaatttattaaatcatGGCCTCTTCTCATTTCAATCAATTGATGTATacatatacagatatatatatatatagagagagagttgtataaatatagatttgggagaaagtgtgtgtgtgtggatcGGTGGGGGTTGTATGTGTTTGGTTTCAGAGAGTTTCAGCTGATAAAGTTGTATTTACCGGTCCCACCTTACGTTGAagtctctttctttttcttttttaaaaaattgcttAATTGTCAAACAAATCTTTACTAACAAGgtttacaaataaataaagagaaaaaaaaaataactctaTTGATAGTTATGGATGTCACCTATGTTTGTAAACTTTGTTAttaaaagtttgtttgtcaCTCTAGTATtgcttttttttccttttccagAGAAAcagtgttttaatttttttttattatcccTTTTTTGAAGGGAGCACATATTAGTACCACTATAATTTATTAGTGTACCACACTGTACAACTGTTATAGCAGACAGTACAAATATATAATGCGTAATAATGGTAGATTAATAAAGAGTTGTGGTATCATTACCAGTTCCCTTTTTTTAAAGCATAAAAGAACATTTTTTTAAcgaatatttgtttttattactaaaaatacTATACTATTGGTTTTATACAACATTTTTCAAGCTCCATAAAAGAACATGATTCTATTCTCATCGTTTATTTTTGCTATTCTGACCACGTTGTATCGTAagaaatgaaaattttgtcagGTACTTTGAGTGGACTTTTAACTTTGACTACCACCTTTAGCAACGATATCGTTGCTAAAGAGTTATTTCGAttaaatcaatttcaaattaaCATCAATGTTCTTACCAACCAACTTTACAAATCTCACACCCATTTAGTCGTTTATTTCATGTATATCAGTCATTTCATTATCAAAACCCAATCCCACACtcatttctttattattatattcttaTTAGTCTTGAAGAAAAATTTGGATGTCACAGATGGTGATAATGGCATAAGTTTTGGTGGATCAATAATAAGCACATTCTTTTGGTACCACCGGCTTGTcctttacatatttattttttgattacaatattttagttatgtttttatAGCTATTTGATTGCaatttatatagtatatgtaaTACGTAGTATTTGATTGCAAtttctatacaaaatcatacaCAAATACGAAATATTTACAATAGCACTGGCTCAcgatgtttttttatattttgtcatATGTGGAATCTACATAGCAAGTGCTTTACTTTTTGCCAAACATCGGGACATGCATTCATTAAGGCATGCTCCCTATCAATGAATACAACTCGTACAACAAAGCCTTCACCAAGTGTTGATTTAAAGCACTGTAAGACCCATTTGTAGCCAGCTTCCCATTCGCTTCTAATAAAGGCATAAGCTATGCTGAAGGTTTTGTGTGTTGAAGTTACACCGACAATCTCAACAAGTGGCATGTTGTAGATATTAGTCTTGTACGTGACATCTATTTCCACAATCTAAGGGAATGCACGTCATATCTCAAATGATAAAGGATGAACAAATAACAAATTCTCCAATCGTCCTGATACACCATCCATGGTGTAATAATACATGTATTTACCATTTTGTAATCTTGAATATAACCTGCATTGCATGAATACAAAATGAGATTTCCATATAACTTCATATACCTTAAGTTAATGTAGAAATGACAACTTAACATGCATTAAagtttctctttcttccccGACCATCTTTTTGCATCTTTTTCTTATgtcgtatatatatttgattatggAATTGTTTTATGGAAATTCCTCTTTCAAGTGAATTAAAATTCGGCTCGGTTTACAATCTAGTCTCACTGCCCTTTCCACGAACTCTTTATCAGCTTCAAACATACGCCTTAAATAGGCATGACCCTGATCAAAACCTAATGGATAGTGATTATGTATTACCTCCAACCATTATCATTATTCAAATGACCTACCAACATAAATGGACAATTAGTTTTTTTGGACCCTATacctttgtttttgttttcccGGTTATCAAGTGTTCCCCCACGATGACAAGCAAGCGAGACTTTCCAAACTACACCACTACTTTTCTTTCTATTAGATCTTCGCTTGACTATCACAAAACCGAGCTCGCGTCTTGTTTTTTGAGCCCAAAACGTAAGTGCTTCACGTGAGTAGAACGTATGAAATagtaaagacaaataaaatatcaaatgatTCACAAAAGTTATTTATGGAACAACAGTATCAACAAAATCACATACATTATACCTTGTTTGTATATAATGCTTCGGGGTTGTAGGCGTGTAGTCTAGCTCAAATTTTGAATCGTCAGATTCATCACTTGGATTCGagtcattttcatcattttgatTTGGGTTGTTTTCATCAAAGAACTCCATGTCTCAAAGAAAAATTATGAACACCAAAGAGGATGTTGTTGATTATGTGAATTgtaaaagaagataaaaaaaaagaaagacttTTCTCGCATTAATGGTTCACACTTACCACATCTAACTCACTTCATGTTATAAACCGGTAAATACTTTTAGCAACGACCTTAATGTTTTACATCTACCCAACTACCAAATTTAATGTTTCTGTACTTTACATACCTTTTAGCAGCGATAGCGCTGCTAAAGGTAGTGTACGAACTCTACTTTTTCTAACACCTACCTTTAGCAGCAATATCGCTACTAAAATTGGTAGCAGAACAGACAAAATCGCTGCTAAAGATGGTAAtcaaaaaaaagacaaaatcgTTGttaaaagtggtttacataaaaaacaaaatcgCTGTCAAAGATGTCGCTGCTAAAAGTATAGCCGGGTTAGTAAAAAGGTGGTCGGGATAGCAACCCCCTAAAAGAATTACTACACAATACCATCAATCTATCATACTTGTTAGTAACATATcatcatttattattttattaaaactatgatttaaatgataataaactaaaaaaaatatataattttattataaaataaaatattatattaatatattaaacaaccatttcaatattatatcaatatattaaacaACCATTTCattattgacaaaaaaaaattactgcAGTTACCAAAacatttaacaaaattatattaattactaataataataaatattataataccttaaaactaaataatactcccttcgtcccaatttaaatgtcacgttgactaactttaaccgtaaataactttgtttgtgtcatgtaacacttgatataaaatatatgaatgtattgagtttttaatgtacttttcattcatataagtttcatcaactactatatagtacaaagttatttacagtcaaagttagtcaacgtgacatttaaattgggacggaaggagtaattacttaaaaatactatatatagtCGTTAGATAACTTAACGaattatttgtacatatattttattacaCCCCTAAATATGACTAAATCTTGTTAATTTAAGTATGAATTCAATATTTAGTTTAAGCTTGTAAATTCATGATAATATTGTTTTGATTCTCGATAGTGCATAAAGAATCCAAACGAAAATCATTTTGAGAAGTCACATTAAATCGAATTCTCACCATAAGCTAAATTATGACAGGTTATCTCTAACTTAACATGAGTTTTCATCCATTTTGATATTTaacagttaaaaaaataaattgtaaaTAATCAGTGGTTAACTAAAACTATAGGTTGCAAGGTGGTCAGACAGGGTAACTAGTCAGATCGAATTCAAGTGTAATTGAATTCGTATCGAACAAATAGCATCGAAACAAAACAACTTCATGTTAAAATGCCTCTGAGTGAAATTAAACTCATGTTAACATAAATGTTTTAAATTCACCATGTGACTTAAATCCCTAAATAATTATTGTATAACTAGCATGGTGCCTGCGTAATGCGACGACGGTGACGACAATGTGGCGACGActgatggtggtgacgacgaatATTGATGTAAATATACTTAATATAGtggttagtgtagttatttgAAGGTTTGAGAGATTGGtggtgtaatttattttattaatgttaattaaggtatattagtatagataattaaattagtaaataaagaagatGATAATGTAGAAAAAGAGTAGGGCTATTATAGTCATATTGCATAGAGTAATTTcaatattttcataaataaaggaggctattctttttatatgtcGGTATAAATATAGGGCGCActtggttcacaaaatgtttttgaaatgaatgaaatctttcgaaagaattggaatctgaagaaATGGAATTTtgcggaatgtttttgattttttgagaattcaagtgacggaatgaatgaaattccttcctccatcccaaaggaatggagattccagcAAATGATGGAATAtttacattcctacggaatgagattcctccttctttgaacaaccaacacactaaggaatgaaatttaattccaatttcatcatattccatcaaattctgtgaaacaaacgcgaAACACGACCATAGAGTTATAGAAATTAACTATTAAGAAAAACGAGATACGTTACTCGGGCgatgccccgggagacattatatttattgtgttccgtactatgtaaaaattattacatgcttttagaaacattatttagttcaaaacttgagttgatattgattttttaatgggtaagcaattataaattagaaaaaatcgacgatataattttataacagattaatatattatataaattctaaaagataataagtataaaagtagaatatttaaaataaaaaaacaaattaataataaaaacataattaaagctaatttcttaaatcattgaaaatagaaagtgaaaaaaaataatccataataatttaaacatcaaccgaaataacattgaaactaataagtatttgAAGCAAATTTTTCGGAgatggttaggtgtatatattcaaaatatatacCATAATGTTATgcgtatatatactatgtaatggTTCACTTGTACTCAAAtgagataattttaaaaatgttaaaaacttaaaaaataatattatgcaattaaaataagtgatcttttgtaaacaaattggaaacaatttaaaagattaaaacataatttgtgaaacccaaaattaagaatataagatggttccaaaagaaaataaagtgacccactaagaaaataaaaatgggcccaaagaaataaaataacccgttactattctttatttaaaagatcaaaacataatttatcaaactcaaaattaagaatataagatgggtccaaaataaaattaagttggctcgttaagaaaataaaaacgggtccaaagaaataaaatgaccCGTTACTATTCTCTGCACGCAtttacatgcttttagaaacattatatagctcaaaacttgagttgatattgattttttaatgagtaagcaattataaattaaaaaaaaatcgacagtataaatttataacaaattaatatattatatacattttaaaagataataagtatgaaagtagaatatttaaaataaaaatacaaaataataatacaaacataattaaagttaatttcctaaatcattgaaaatagaaagtgaaaaaaaaattcataataataaaacatcaaccaaaataacattgaaactaataaatattgcaaacaaatttttcggagatgattagatgtatatatattcaaaatatataccctactattatatgtatatatactatgtaataattCACTTGTACtaagatgagataatcttaaatatgttacaaacttaaaaaataataatatgcaattaaaataagtgatctttgtaaacaaattagaaacaatttaaaagatcaaaacataatttatcaagcccaaaattaagaatataaaatgAGTCCAAAGGAAAATGAAGTTGAtccattaagaaaataaaaacggaCCCAAAGAAGTAAAATGACTcgttattattctttacacgtattttcgtatatttgtttttaatatatacgagtatattaataacaaaactgTAAAAAGACAAATCGGcagtaattaaaaaagttaaaaacaatttAATACGCTAAATGGTACCAAAAATAATGGTTTGACACGTCATTATaagaaataaaacttcaaattaGCTCTCATCATAGTTGTTCAGTTCGGTTTGCTCATTACCATCTTACTAGTCTCACTGCATAATCATCTGGTGATTTTCATTATTTCCCATTTGATTGATCAAACGATGTCGTTTTCATTCTTCAAAAGGCCAAAAACCCCACAAGAACTCGCTAAAGCAATCAAAGATAGTCTCATGTGCCTTGATTCCAAAACTGTCCTTGAGGTTAAATCACTCGAAAAGGTtctttttcccccttttttttatataaattttttatacaatttttggaTTGTGTATAATTTTGGTGAATTGGGTTTTACTTGTAcgtaattttataatatacaaACATGAAAAGTTGAGATCTTGGTTGAAATTTAGGAAAAAGCTTGGATTTTTAACTCACATTTATATTAGCAGAAGTTATAGTTATAAATTGCTAATGGGAAAATGgttcatgtatgtatgtatcaaTGTATGcatcttatttttcttataaagtGTGTAATGAAAGTTATCATGTgatattgataaattagtacTATGTAATGGGTTGTAGAACTAGAAGTTACAATgacaaatttgataatttaaggAATTAATAGATACAACGACAAATAAAAGACGTCATTCCGTAAAGAGAGGGAATCTCGTGGTATAGGAGTAACGGTTTGATATCGTGAATTCAAAACATGCTTATCTGTAACGTTAATTTTGGTTTCGGGTTTCCAATGCATAATGGATCTATAGTTGTAGTTTACAAAGGAAaccattttatttatagatGGATGTGGTACAGGTAAgatctttatatatttagactaatatattatatatggatatatattgGTGAATACAGGCATTAGAAGAAGTTGAGAAGAATTTTGGTGCAATGAAAGTTATTCTTTTAGGTGATGGGGAGGTTGAACCGAACACAGATCAAATTTTACAATTGACAATCGAAATATGTAAAGAGGATGTAATTGGCCTTTTCTTTCATAAACTATCTATACTTGGATGGGAGGTGAGCAATAATGGTCTAGCTTCATTCCTTATATATTTAACTACTATATTCTACATATTACATATGATTATAATCGTGCTTCTGATGTAGGCAAGAAAAGATTTAGTCCAATGCTGGTCCATCTTGTTGAAGCAAAAAGTTGGATCAACTCATTGTTGTGTGCAATTTTTAGAGAACCATTCAGATTTGTTAGACTTCTTGGTGTCATGGTATGCTGATTtgatgtttgattttttttttttttttggtttttgttttttctcaTATTACAAGGATATTTGTTGTGCATGCATTCTTCTTTGTAAGATTTGTCCTCTTTTTTTATGTCATGATCACGCTTCAACAGTATTTTATTAAACACCGTGGTATATGTTTGTGGTGTAAGAAGCTCACTTATTGGATATTAAACAGTTACGATAATAAGGAGATCTCCTTAAATTGTGGAAACATGCTGAGGGAATGCATCAAGTACCCGACTCTTGCAAAGTAAGACATTTATGCTTTCATATCCAATTGAATGTTTTGTATATATGCTAATAACTTAATAATTCTTGATGTTTCAGTTAAAAGGGTATGTGAGATTATATAAGTTTACTTAGTAATAATTAGATATAAGGAAACTGCTAGAttaattttctcattttttagcATGGCTACCAAACTATGCATAGTACAATGTGCTCCACTCAAAACTGCTACTACAATAAGTTCAGTAAACAGATTAAAGCTAGTGTTGAATCCTCGTAATGGGCGTTTGGATGTATGGCGGGTCATCAGACGTTGCTTATATCCTAAAATCGTTGAGTAATATATAATAGGTGAAAAGTGCTCCAAATATGGGAAGGGCGATCTTATTTTGAAAGTAGAGATGATAATCACTAATTGGTGCTCTTAACTAAAGTATATGTTACTTGTATCACACACACATAGAAGTATactgtatattttaaatattataggATAGGATAGATGGCTCTTGGCTTCCATCTATCAAGTGCACCAGTATTTCTCTTAGACCAATATCCTTGCCACATAACTTGGCCTTAGAATTGTGGCTTCAAGTTGTGTTCATTGATTAATACTGAAACAAATCAGACATAACCTCGGTTTCCTTTTAGGGTTATCTTACTCTGTGTAGCCAATCATGTTGATAAATAACGTTGAAATCTTTGTTGAGGGCCTGCTTCGAGTTTTCTCGATTGTTGAGTGTCTCAAGATGCTTGTTTTGCAAGATATAATTGATTTTGAGTGGTGACTGCAACAGAACAATATAGGATGCACAAACAAGAGTCTAGTAGCCATATCACTTTAGGGGAATATGGTTGGGTTTTTGTGTTTCTTCGAGAACGTGGTTGTCCCCAAGTTGAGTGagtattatgcatatatatgttctAGTCTCTAATTTTAGCTCCAAAATTGCAGATTTTTTGTCAGTGTCGGCAAAGGTAATTTTTCACTCGACAACTTCTGCTGAAGTAACCCCTACGTCAACCTTGACGTGGATATGAATTCAAGTTGCATATGccaaaaatcaaattataaagGCTGTAGATAATCTTAGATTTCTTCAACATCTTGAATCGACTCAAAGGATACACAAATGGTATCCACCATTTATCGAAAATCACTATTCCCCTCACTCACATAAATAGCAactatgcataaaaaaaaaaattaaaagagaggATCCTAGGACTTAGATAAAAAACAgattaaagtttaaatttttcTATGGAAGTTAATTTCAAAAAAGATTGTTTGCTCACAAAATTTCTAGTTCCATGTAGTTTACTTCCTGACATTCTTTTTGTGCCATTATAAGATAAAGAAATTTATATTCACAAATTAGTTTATTTTCAGTTGAAAGTATGACATTGGTTATATGAAATGTTGTTTCAGATATATATTGGAGTCTCCAAGCTTTGAGCTTTTTTTCAAGTATGTGGAGCTGGCTAACTTTGATGTTGCTTCAGATGCATTTTCCACCTTCAAGGTCAGA includes the following:
- the LOC122598760 gene encoding calcium-binding protein 39, which translates into the protein MSFSFFKRPKTPQELAKAIKDSLMCLDSKTVLEVKSLEKALEEVEKNFGAMKVILLGDGEVEPNTDQILQLTIEICKEDVIGLFFHKLSILGWEARKDLVQCWSILLKQKVGSTHCCVQFLENHSDLLDFLVSCYDNKEISLNCGNMLRECIKYPTLAKYILESPSFELFFKYVELANFDVASDAFSTFKDLLTKHPDAVAEFLKSHYDEFFEHYEKLLTSTNYVTRRQSLKLLSEFLLEPPSSQTMKRYIAEVQHFKVMMTLLTDSSKNIQMSAFHIFKIFVANPHKPREIKVILAKNHERLLELLNNLSAGKGGDDDQFDEEKEMIIKEIERVAQLSNLDS